One window from the genome of Carassius carassius chromosome 15, fCarCar2.1, whole genome shotgun sequence encodes:
- the LOC132158784 gene encoding probable C-mannosyltransferase DPY19L1 isoform X2, producing the protein MVVKARKSNSKDQSSEKDRSQSASGKSKRAKDGKGSASQSKNGLFPGLIRSKVGLSPSAFARGISVLVLAIIVGFLHWYHLSHLFENDRHFSHMSSLEKEMAFRTEMGLYYSYFKTIIKAPSFMDGLYKIMNDRLTEYPLVINTLKRFNLYPEVVLASWYRAYTSTMDFFGIPTKMCWTINRGEGLDPVESCEGLGDPAYFYVTFVFLLNGAMMSLFFIYGTYLSGSRLGGTVTVLCFFFNHGESTRVMWTPPLRESFSYPFLVLQMLLLTYILRTRNPSKNTMMALGISNIFFMLPWQFAQFVLLTQVASLFASYILGYLSPAKMQSVLVTHMISLAVCFFLMFGNSMLLTSFYASSLISIWVMQCLAWVVSTVILKFMLSVIFGASDDAHISSLIKSKFTSYKDFDTMMYTCAAEFDFIETETLIRYIKTMLLPINVLIVGFIAGTTIQDIVFLRNRTTEKSEDDEMEQSQMLAKGVLVYHSLQLVAFAVLAVLIMRLKLFLTPHMCIMSCLICSRQLFGWVGEKFKLQLTVVGILSIMAVQGVANLQSQWGIIGEFSNFPQEELLEWVKDNTSPNAVFAGAMPTMASVKLSTGRAIVNHPHYEDAGLRERTKMVYAMYSRKPAEVVKRNLIKLQVDYFILEDSWCTRRSKPGCSMPEIWDVEDAQNAGKVPLCTLMWRDSRPHFSTVFHNDIYKVLRVPKTVRDMR; encoded by the exons ATGGTAGTTAAAGCCAGAAAATCAAATTCCAAGGACCAGAGCAGCGAGAAGGACAGGAGTCAGTCCGCGTCAGGGAAAAGCAAGCGTGCCAAAGATGGGAAGGGCTCGGCTTCCCAGAGTAAAAACGGACTTTTTCCAGGGTTAATTAGAAGCAAAGTAGGTTTGAGCCCCTCCGCTTTTGCAAGAGGAATATCAGTGTTGGTTCTCG CTATTATTGTGGGATTTTTACACTG GTATCATCTCTCACATCTGTTTGAAAATGACAGACATTTTTCACACATGTCGTCTTTGGAAAAGGAGATGGCCTTTCGAACAGAGATG GGACTGTATTACTCCTACTTCAAGACCATCATCAAGGCTCCTTCTTTCATGGACGGTCTGTATAAAATCATGAACGATCGTCTCACTGAATATCCTCTGGTGATAAACACTCTGAAGAGGTTTAACTTGTACCCTGAG GTGGTCTTGGCCAGCTGGTACAGAGCATACACTAGCACAATGGATTTCTTTGGGATCCCTACCAAGATGTGTTGGACCATCAACAGAGGGGAGGGTCTAGATCCGGTGGAGAGCTGTGAAG GTCTGGGGGATCCTGCTTACTTTTATGTCACATTTGTGTTCCTGTTAAATGGGGCAATGATGAGCCTCTTCTTCATTTATGGAACATATCTGAG TGGCAGTCGACTGGGTGGCACTGTTACAGTTCTGTGTTTCTTCTTTAATCATGGAGAG AGTACTCGGGTCATGTGGACACCACCTCTGAGAGAGAGCTTCTCCTACCCCTTCCTGGTTCTGCAGATGCTTCTGCTCACTTACATCCTCCG gaCAAGGAACCCAAGCAAGAATACCATGATGGCTCTGGGGATCTCCAATATTTTCTTCATGCTGCCATGGCAGTTTGCTCAGTTTGTCTTGCTTACCCAG gtGGCATCCCTTTTTGCTTCATATATACTGGGATATCTGAGTCCGGCAAAAATGCAGTCTGTCTTAGTAACTCACATG ATCTCCTTAGccgtctgtttttttttaatgtttgggaACTCAATGCTCTTGACATCCTTCTACGCCTCTTCACTGATCTCCATCTGG gtCATGCAGTGCCTTGCATGGGTGGTCTCCACTGTCATTCTGAAGTTCATGCTTTCAGTGATCTTTGGGGCATCAGATGAT GCCCACATCAGCAGTCTGATCAAATCCAAGTTCACAAGCTACAAAGACTTTGACACGATGATGTACACGTGTGCTGCTGAGTTTGACTTCATCGAAACAGAG ACTCTCATCCGGTACATCAAAACCATGCTGCTTCCAATTAATGTGCTGATTGTGGGTTTTATTGCAGGAACG ACTATACAGGACATTGTGTTTCTCAGAAATAGAACTACAGAAAAGTCAGAGGATGATGAAATGGAGCA GAGCCAGATGTTGGCGAAGGGAGTG TTGGTGTATCACAGTCTGCAGCTGGTGGCGTTTGCAGTGCTGGCTGTGCTCATCATGAGGCTGAAGCTCTTCCTCACTCCTCACATGTGCATCATGTCCTGTCTGATCTGCTCCAGACAG CTATTTGGCTGGGTAGGAGAGAAGTTTAAACTTCAGCTGACGGTTGTGGGAATATTATCCATCATGGCAGTCCAAGGAGTCGCCAACCTGCAGAGTCAATGGGGCATCATAGGAGAATTCAGTAACTTCCCTCAAGAAGAGCTCCTGGAATGGGTCAAAGACAACACTAGCCCTA ATGCTGTGTTTGCTGGTGCAATGCCCACCATGGCGAGTGTGAAACTGTCCACAGGAAGAGCCATAGTGAACCACCCACACTATGAAGACGCAGGATTGAG AGAAAGAACAAAGATGGTGTATGCCATGTACAGCCGAAAGCCAGCTGAGGTGGTGAAGCGAAACTTAATAAAGCTGCAGGTGGACTATTTCATCCTTGAGGACTCGTGGTGCACCAGACGCTCCAA GCCTGGTTGCAGCATGCCTGAGATCTGGGACGTGGAGGATGCACAAAATGCAGGGAAAGTGCCACTTTGCACTCTCATGTGGAGGGATTCACGTCCTCACTTCTCCACCGTCTTTCACAATGACATTTACAAAGTCCTGCGAGTTCCCAAAACAGTGAGAGATATGAGATAA
- the LOC132158784 gene encoding probable C-mannosyltransferase DPY19L1 isoform X1 yields the protein MVVKARKSNSKDQSSEKDRSQSASGKSKRAKDGKGSASQSKNGLFPGLIRSKVGLSPSAFARGISVLVLAIIVGFLHWYHLSHLFENDRHFSHMSSLEKEMAFRTEMGLYYSYFKTIIKAPSFMDGLYKIMNDRLTEYPLVINTLKRFNLYPEVVLASWYRAYTSTMDFFGIPTKMCWTINRGEGLDPVESCEGLGDPAYFYVTFVFLLNGAMMSLFFIYGTYLSGSRLGGTVTVLCFFFNHGESTRVMWTPPLRESFSYPFLVLQMLLLTYILRTRNPSKNTMMALGISNIFFMLPWQFAQFVLLTQVASLFASYILGYLSPAKMQSVLVTHMISLAVCFFLMFGNSMLLTSFYASSLISIWGVIALRGCLVGIFKPGLFTWVMQCLAWVVSTVILKFMLSVIFGASDDAHISSLIKSKFTSYKDFDTMMYTCAAEFDFIETETLIRYIKTMLLPINVLIVGFIAGTTIQDIVFLRNRTTEKSEDDEMEQSQMLAKGVLVYHSLQLVAFAVLAVLIMRLKLFLTPHMCIMSCLICSRQLFGWVGEKFKLQLTVVGILSIMAVQGVANLQSQWGIIGEFSNFPQEELLEWVKDNTSPNAVFAGAMPTMASVKLSTGRAIVNHPHYEDAGLRERTKMVYAMYSRKPAEVVKRNLIKLQVDYFILEDSWCTRRSKPGCSMPEIWDVEDAQNAGKVPLCTLMWRDSRPHFSTVFHNDIYKVLRVPKTVRDMR from the exons ATGGTAGTTAAAGCCAGAAAATCAAATTCCAAGGACCAGAGCAGCGAGAAGGACAGGAGTCAGTCCGCGTCAGGGAAAAGCAAGCGTGCCAAAGATGGGAAGGGCTCGGCTTCCCAGAGTAAAAACGGACTTTTTCCAGGGTTAATTAGAAGCAAAGTAGGTTTGAGCCCCTCCGCTTTTGCAAGAGGAATATCAGTGTTGGTTCTCG CTATTATTGTGGGATTTTTACACTG GTATCATCTCTCACATCTGTTTGAAAATGACAGACATTTTTCACACATGTCGTCTTTGGAAAAGGAGATGGCCTTTCGAACAGAGATG GGACTGTATTACTCCTACTTCAAGACCATCATCAAGGCTCCTTCTTTCATGGACGGTCTGTATAAAATCATGAACGATCGTCTCACTGAATATCCTCTGGTGATAAACACTCTGAAGAGGTTTAACTTGTACCCTGAG GTGGTCTTGGCCAGCTGGTACAGAGCATACACTAGCACAATGGATTTCTTTGGGATCCCTACCAAGATGTGTTGGACCATCAACAGAGGGGAGGGTCTAGATCCGGTGGAGAGCTGTGAAG GTCTGGGGGATCCTGCTTACTTTTATGTCACATTTGTGTTCCTGTTAAATGGGGCAATGATGAGCCTCTTCTTCATTTATGGAACATATCTGAG TGGCAGTCGACTGGGTGGCACTGTTACAGTTCTGTGTTTCTTCTTTAATCATGGAGAG AGTACTCGGGTCATGTGGACACCACCTCTGAGAGAGAGCTTCTCCTACCCCTTCCTGGTTCTGCAGATGCTTCTGCTCACTTACATCCTCCG gaCAAGGAACCCAAGCAAGAATACCATGATGGCTCTGGGGATCTCCAATATTTTCTTCATGCTGCCATGGCAGTTTGCTCAGTTTGTCTTGCTTACCCAG gtGGCATCCCTTTTTGCTTCATATATACTGGGATATCTGAGTCCGGCAAAAATGCAGTCTGTCTTAGTAACTCACATG ATCTCCTTAGccgtctgtttttttttaatgtttgggaACTCAATGCTCTTGACATCCTTCTACGCCTCTTCACTGATCTCCATCTGG GGGGTAATTGCACTCAGGGGTTGTTTGGTTGGTATATTCAAACCTGGACTCTTCACATGG gtCATGCAGTGCCTTGCATGGGTGGTCTCCACTGTCATTCTGAAGTTCATGCTTTCAGTGATCTTTGGGGCATCAGATGAT GCCCACATCAGCAGTCTGATCAAATCCAAGTTCACAAGCTACAAAGACTTTGACACGATGATGTACACGTGTGCTGCTGAGTTTGACTTCATCGAAACAGAG ACTCTCATCCGGTACATCAAAACCATGCTGCTTCCAATTAATGTGCTGATTGTGGGTTTTATTGCAGGAACG ACTATACAGGACATTGTGTTTCTCAGAAATAGAACTACAGAAAAGTCAGAGGATGATGAAATGGAGCA GAGCCAGATGTTGGCGAAGGGAGTG TTGGTGTATCACAGTCTGCAGCTGGTGGCGTTTGCAGTGCTGGCTGTGCTCATCATGAGGCTGAAGCTCTTCCTCACTCCTCACATGTGCATCATGTCCTGTCTGATCTGCTCCAGACAG CTATTTGGCTGGGTAGGAGAGAAGTTTAAACTTCAGCTGACGGTTGTGGGAATATTATCCATCATGGCAGTCCAAGGAGTCGCCAACCTGCAGAGTCAATGGGGCATCATAGGAGAATTCAGTAACTTCCCTCAAGAAGAGCTCCTGGAATGGGTCAAAGACAACACTAGCCCTA ATGCTGTGTTTGCTGGTGCAATGCCCACCATGGCGAGTGTGAAACTGTCCACAGGAAGAGCCATAGTGAACCACCCACACTATGAAGACGCAGGATTGAG AGAAAGAACAAAGATGGTGTATGCCATGTACAGCCGAAAGCCAGCTGAGGTGGTGAAGCGAAACTTAATAAAGCTGCAGGTGGACTATTTCATCCTTGAGGACTCGTGGTGCACCAGACGCTCCAA GCCTGGTTGCAGCATGCCTGAGATCTGGGACGTGGAGGATGCACAAAATGCAGGGAAAGTGCCACTTTGCACTCTCATGTGGAGGGATTCACGTCCTCACTTCTCCACCGTCTTTCACAATGACATTTACAAAGTCCTGCGAGTTCCCAAAACAGTGAGAGATATGAGATAA